One segment of Panulirus ornatus isolate Po-2019 chromosome 2, ASM3632096v1, whole genome shotgun sequence DNA contains the following:
- the LOC139752037 gene encoding glutamate receptor ionotropic, delta-1-like → MEVVEDPEAPGGRRLIFRGALDNVVDFMSRSMNFKYRYVRSVERTFGSKKSDGSWSGMVGMVVREHDVVTHLQETDFATGLFIMTPSRAEVVDFSWRLWTNDIRLLGARGRPEVDPWGFLLPLAPLVWMAVLTSLAVAPAIPLVLMKCVTHKAPGEGRSLTDMFNFIRVLLQQDIAEEGGSSWSWERLVLGVWMMMTLVLTRSYAGNLMSLLAVRHIPQPYHTLRDVLDDPSVIMIWQKNSAQAQYLRSVQSGTFREIADLESRDRLRFHTPAQFKESIDTLLRKGDYVFAEPATTLRNLIVQDFSRTGRCDFYISRDGFLPYSASMISQKNSPILHAISKRVRTLAESGLYRYWVVDMKPNVSYCRHPPRKITVSTSLSATNLWGMFVVLVCGYAVATFLLCLEVITAWSKSRQRH, encoded by the exons ATGGAGGTTGTGGAAGACCCGGAAGCACCAGGTGGACGGCGCCTCATCTTCAGGGGAGCTCTGGACAACGTGGTCGACTTCATGTCAAGGAGCATGAATTTCAA GTACAGATACGTGCGATCGGTCGAGCGAACTTTCGGCTCTAAGAAAAGCGACGGATCTTGGTCGGGCATGGTGGGcatggtggtcagggag CATGACGTGGTCACGCACCTGCAGGAGACAGATTTCGCGACGGGACTGTTCATCATGACCCCATCTCGTGCTGAGGTGGTCGACTTCAGCTGGCGACTTTGGACGAATGACATCCGGCTTCTGGGTGCCAGGGGAAGGCCAGAGGTAGACCCCTGGGGCTTCCTGCTGCCACTAGCACCCTTGGTGTGGATGGCCGTCCTAACGTCCCTGGCGGTGGCGCCTGCCATACCTCTAGTACTCATGAAGTGCGTCACACACAAGGCCCCAGGAGAAGGAAGATCACTGACAGACATGTTCAACTTTATTCGTGTTCTGTTGCAACAAG ATATAGCGGAGGAGGGGGGCTCTTCTTGGTCGTGGGAgcgactggtgttgggggtgtggatgatgatgacgctggtgtTAACCCGGAGCTACGCCGGTAACCTCATGTCCCTCCTGGCAGTGAGGCACATCCCTCAACCTTACCACACCCTCAGGGATGTGTTGGACGACCCAAGTGTCATCATGATATGGCAGAAGAACTCAGCGCAGGCGCAGTATCTCCGT TCAGTCCAATCTGGCACATTTCGAGAGATTGCCGACTTGGAGAGCAGAGATCGCCTCAGGTTCCACACACCAGCACAGTTCAAAGAAAGCATCGACACTTTGTTAAGAAAGGGAGACTATGTCTTCGCAGAACCTGCCACCACCTTGAGAAATCTGATAGTCCAAGATTTTTCGCGAACGG GTCGTTGTGATTTCTACATATCAAGAGACGGCTTCCTCCCCTACTCTGCGAGTATGATCAGCCAAAAGAATAGTCCAATTCTACACGCCATAAGCAAGAG GGTGAGGACGCTGGCAGAATCTGGCCTGTACCGGTACTGGGTAGTAGACATGAAGCCAAATGTGTCATACTGTCGACATCCACCTAGGAAAATCACCGTCAGTACATCTCTCTCTGCAACAAATCTTTGG GGAATGTTTGTGGTTCTTGTGTGTGGATACGCTGTTGCTACCTTCCTCCTCTGCCTCGAAGTGATCACTGCTTGGTCAAAGTCAAGACAGAGACACTAA
- the LOC139752040 gene encoding probable glutamate receptor — protein MIQLWASWGAGVFRVEADGHGPNATQAQVSQVVHQARMLRQLSWCVTVVVVSDDPAFLAAFADLSYKSGLLVWPTRLLVVTHLPLPELQNLREALSMTNSMLLIVKNTTSSPRFLSSPTLVVAVEIQPYHTISMLESSETLGGDWVTLTGTMADLVDYMSESMNFSYRYLRSTTRGFGSKQDDGSWTGMIGLVMREEADFATGPFVMSPARGEVVDFCWPLWTDNLRIMGARGRPEVDPWGFLLPLALLVWVAILTALLAVPTVLFLLSHAIHIQASLDRRWLSDVFVFIRILLQQDISVTMVWVWEQLVLGVWMMMTLVLTRSYAGNLMSLLAVRHIPQPYENLQDILDDSSIIMIWQKNSKTEQHLRTVKSGIFREIADLEVEGRIKFLTLAEFRDSVDTLVRQGDHIIVDVGVTQRNLVVQDFSRTGRCDFYMSKDGFLPLQFALVVQKKSPLSHALSKRSMTLVESGIFRYWYLDRVPNSTYCRYPPKKIIVNSSLSAANLWGMFMVLVGGHFCGVLLLCLEMVVAPSLHFQDLGKKWC, from the exons ATGATTCAGCTATGGGCTTCCTGGGGCGCTGGTGTGTTTAGGGTGGAAGCGGACGGCCACGGACCTAATGCAACTCAGGCGCAGGTATCTCAAGTGGTCCACCAAGCCCGGATG CTTCGTCAGTTGTCGTggtgcgtgacggtggtggtggtgagcgacgacccagccttcctcgCCGCCTTCGCCGACTTGTCCTACAAGAGCGGCCTCCTGGTGTGGCCGACGAGGCTCCTCGTCGTCACTCACCTGCCACTCCCGGAGCTGCAAAACCTCCGCGAGGCTCTCTCCATGACCAACTCCATGTTACTCATTGTCAAGAACACAACGAGTTCGCCGAG ATTTTTGTCATCACCAACGCTTGTGGTAGCGGTGGAGATCcaaccctaccacaccatatCGATGCTGGAGTCCAGTGAGACACTTGGAGGAGACTGGGTCACCTTGACAGGAACAATGGCTGATCTTGTGGACTACATGTCAGAGAGTATGAATTTCTC ATACAGATACTTGCGTTCGACTACCAGGGGCTTTGGCTCCAAGCAGGACGATGGTTCGTGGACAGGCATGATTGgcttggtgatgagggag GAGGCAGATTTCGCCACGGGTCCCTTCGTGATGTCCCCGGCTCGTGGTGAGGTCGTGGATTTCTGTTGGCCGCTGTGGACAGACAACCTGAGGATCATGGGTGCACGGGGGCGGCCAGAGGTGGATCCGTGGGGCTTCCTGCTGCCCCTCGCTTTGCTGGTGTGGGTGGCCATCCTGACGGCGCTGCTGGCGGTGCCTACGGTATTGTTCCTACTCTCACACGCCATCCATATTCAGGCGTCATTAGACAGACGGTGGTTGTCGGATGTATTCGTCTTCATCCGCATTTTATTGCAGCAAG ATATATCCGtgacgatggtgtgggtgtgggagcagctggtgttgggggtgtggatgatgatgacgctggtgtTAACCCGGAGCTACGCTGGTAACCTCATGTCCCTCCTGGCAGTGAGGCACATCCCTCAACCTTACGAAAACCTTCAAGACATTTTAGACGACTCGTCCATAATCATGATATGGCAAAAGAACTCAAAGACAGAGCAGCATCTTCGG ACCGTCAAATCTGGAATTTTCCGAGAGATTGCCGACTTGGAGGTTGAAGGACGCATCAAGTTCCTGACGTTGGCCGAGTTTCGAGACAGTGTCGACACCTTGGTGAGACAGGGAGATCATATCATTGTTGACGTTGGCGTCACTCAGAGAAATCTGGTCGTCCAGGATTTCTCGCGAACAG GTCGGTGTGATTTTTATATGTCAAAAGATGGATTCCTGCCTCTGCAGTTCGCCTTGGTCGTCCAGAAAAAGAGTCCGCTTTCACACGCTCTAAGCAAGAG GAGCATGACGCTGGTAGAGTCCGGTATTTTCCGATACTGGTACCTGGACCGGGTACCGAACTCGACCTACTGTCGCTACCCTCCGAAAAAAATCATCGTCAACTCCTCACTCTCTGCAGCCAACCTATGG GGGATGTTTATGGTTCTGGTTGGCGGGCACTTCTGCGGGGTGCTTCTCCTGTGTCTTGAGATGGTTGTTGCTCCAAGTCTTCACTTCCAGGACCTCGGGAAGAAGTGGTGTTGA